In Bacillus sp. SB49, a single window of DNA contains:
- a CDS encoding MATE family efflux transporter encodes MTHEKDVKKLTLFTLTWPIFIEVLLHMLMGNADTLMLSQYSDEAVAAVGVANQILSVIIVMFGFIATGAAILVAQNLGAGKPKEAGAISVTSLSVNLWFSLLLSFGLFLFSEPILAVMDLPAQLMGEAVDYMNIVGGLIFVQALLMTAGAILRSYGHTKDTMYVTIGMNIVNVIGNYIVIFGPFGLPVFGVQGVAVSTAVSRGLGFIVLFLLLVKRVSSSLPWTALYRYEIKHIKSLLNIGIPSAGEQLSYNASQMVITYFVAQMGATALTTKVYAQNLMMFIFLFSVAIGQGTQILIGHHIGAKETERAYRQCMRSLKLAITVSIVVAVVFYFSSDILLGLFTDDPLIIASGGTLLLLSILLEPGRAFNLVVINSLRAAGDVRYPVVIGILSMWGVQVTIAWLLGLPLSYGLIGIWIAFIVDEWLRGLLMLRRWRGRTWYKKSFVHQNNHDTELKKKNHA; translated from the coding sequence ATGACTCATGAAAAAGATGTTAAGAAACTGACACTGTTTACGCTCACATGGCCTATTTTCATCGAAGTGCTTCTACATATGCTGATGGGGAACGCCGATACCCTCATGCTCAGTCAGTACTCGGATGAGGCAGTCGCCGCTGTAGGGGTAGCCAACCAGATCCTTTCCGTTATCATCGTCATGTTCGGATTTATTGCAACGGGAGCGGCTATCCTTGTCGCTCAAAACCTAGGAGCCGGAAAACCGAAAGAGGCAGGAGCCATTTCCGTTACTTCCCTCAGCGTGAACTTGTGGTTCTCACTTCTCTTAAGTTTCGGCTTATTTCTTTTCAGTGAGCCTATTCTTGCCGTAATGGACCTTCCTGCCCAGCTTATGGGGGAAGCTGTCGATTATATGAATATCGTCGGTGGATTGATTTTTGTCCAAGCATTGCTCATGACAGCAGGCGCTATTCTGAGGAGTTATGGGCATACAAAGGATACGATGTATGTCACGATCGGCATGAATATTGTCAACGTAATAGGAAACTACATTGTCATTTTCGGACCGTTCGGGCTGCCTGTTTTCGGCGTCCAGGGAGTAGCCGTCTCTACCGCCGTTTCCCGTGGTTTAGGATTCATCGTGCTCTTTCTCCTATTAGTGAAACGCGTGTCGAGTTCTCTTCCTTGGACAGCCCTCTACCGTTATGAAATCAAGCATATCAAAAGTTTACTGAATATCGGAATTCCATCAGCGGGAGAACAATTATCGTACAATGCAAGCCAGATGGTCATTACGTACTTCGTCGCACAGATGGGCGCGACTGCTCTCACAACCAAGGTGTACGCCCAAAATTTGATGATGTTCATATTCCTTTTCTCAGTCGCAATCGGCCAGGGCACACAAATTCTGATTGGCCATCATATAGGAGCAAAGGAAACCGAGCGGGCATACAGGCAGTGCATGCGCAGTCTGAAGCTTGCGATTACCGTCTCGATTGTAGTCGCTGTCGTTTTCTACTTCTCAAGCGATATCCTGCTCGGTTTGTTTACGGACGACCCATTAATTATTGCATCGGGCGGGACCTTACTGCTGCTCAGTATCCTACTGGAACCAGGGAGGGCGTTCAATCTTGTCGTCATCAATTCTCTAAGAGCGGCAGGCGATGTCCGTTATCCCGTCGTCATCGGTATTCTTTCCATGTGGGGGGTCCAAGTCACAATCGCCTGGCTGCTCGGTCTTCCGCTTTCCTACGGGCTGATCGGTATATGGATCGCCTTTATTGTCGACGAATGGCTGCGGGGACTGCTTATGCTGCGAAGGTGGCGAGGAAGAACCTGGTACAAGAAATCATTCGTTCACCAAAATAACCATGATACTGAGTTAAAGAAAAAAAACCATGCATAA
- a CDS encoding cupin domain-containing protein, whose amino-acid sequence MYPNSHRSYQSPAHPSVYRQDGSEQMLNGLKNAIKSEAEAVDLYTRLLASAPSSMHQGEMQKSLEEGNDRLQQRTALYIQLAGKQPEYKIERMPFHSYPEGLIKAYEVNVRNYQMDRQQYYTNQHPTIRQWFGRVCNDEVIQANRLQTLAYDGRSEGKDFGKQPYVLNIDEATKANDTFRTAIWTGDHLQVTLMSIGVGDDVGLEIHPDVDQFLRVEEGEGLVQMGSTKETVTFEDRAYDGYAIMVPAGTWHNVINTGDKPLKLYSIYAPPQHPFGTVHQTKADALAAESGNHGSA is encoded by the coding sequence ATGTATCCGAACAGTCATAGGTCGTACCAGAGCCCGGCGCATCCGTCCGTCTATAGACAGGATGGTTCTGAACAAATGCTGAACGGCCTTAAAAATGCAATTAAGTCAGAGGCGGAAGCGGTAGACTTGTACACCCGACTGCTTGCATCAGCGCCGTCTTCTATGCACCAAGGGGAGATGCAGAAGTCGTTGGAAGAGGGGAACGACCGTTTGCAGCAAAGGACAGCGCTTTATATTCAGCTTGCAGGCAAACAGCCGGAATACAAGATTGAAAGGATGCCGTTTCATAGTTATCCGGAAGGTTTGATAAAAGCATATGAAGTAAATGTGCGTAATTATCAGATGGACCGCCAGCAATACTACACCAATCAGCATCCAACCATTCGTCAGTGGTTCGGGAGAGTATGCAATGACGAAGTCATTCAGGCGAATCGCCTGCAGACGCTCGCATATGATGGGAGATCGGAGGGCAAAGATTTTGGCAAGCAGCCTTATGTGCTTAATATCGATGAAGCAACGAAAGCGAATGACACATTTCGGACGGCGATATGGACGGGAGATCATCTGCAGGTAACGTTAATGAGCATCGGTGTCGGCGACGATGTCGGCCTGGAAATCCATCCGGACGTCGATCAATTTCTACGTGTCGAAGAAGGGGAAGGACTCGTACAAATGGGGAGCACGAAAGAAACGGTTACATTTGAGGACAGAGCGTACGATGGTTATGCCATCATGGTCCCCGCCGGAACATGGCATAACGTTATTAATACAGGTGACAAACCGTTGAAGCTCTATTCCATCTATGCCCCGCCCCAGCATCCGTTTGGGACTGTGCACCAAACGAAAGCAGACGCTCTTGCAGCGGAATCCGGGAATCACGGATCAGCTTGA
- a CDS encoding ABC transporter ATP-binding protein has translation MIVIRGLAHSFYVGKKNSRQEIPVLKGIDLKINKGEIVAVIGKSGSGKSTLLNLLSGYIKPLQGEIVLNGTDVTALSEGDWATFRAENLGFIFQSFQLIPSMTAFQNIELPLVMKGINEADRGAIVKSMLAKVGLDDYAEHYPSELSGGQQQRVSVARALIVEPPIILADEPTGSLDQETEDELLSFVKQLNEEEGITFVLITHDEEVASVADRVIRLEDGSVVERLDKGAIR, from the coding sequence GTGATTGTCATACGTGGTTTGGCACATTCTTTTTATGTCGGAAAGAAAAATAGTCGTCAGGAAATACCTGTGTTGAAAGGGATTGATCTTAAAATCAATAAAGGGGAAATTGTTGCAGTAATAGGCAAGAGTGGTTCAGGCAAGTCCACACTTCTGAATTTGTTAAGCGGATATATCAAGCCACTGCAAGGGGAAATTGTACTTAATGGTACAGACGTTACTGCTTTATCAGAAGGCGATTGGGCTACGTTTCGTGCAGAGAATCTAGGATTCATTTTCCAAAGCTTTCAATTGATTCCGAGTATGACAGCCTTTCAAAATATTGAACTCCCGCTTGTCATGAAGGGGATCAATGAGGCTGACAGAGGGGCGATTGTCAAATCAATGCTTGCGAAAGTCGGCCTTGACGACTATGCAGAGCATTATCCGTCCGAACTGTCTGGAGGACAGCAGCAGCGGGTATCCGTGGCACGGGCGCTCATAGTCGAGCCCCCCATTATTTTAGCGGACGAGCCTACCGGAAGCCTGGATCAGGAAACAGAAGACGAACTGCTTTCTTTTGTTAAACAATTGAATGAAGAAGAAGGCATCACCTTCGTTCTGATTACTCATGATGAAGAAGTGGCTTCCGTTGCGGACAGGGTCATCCGTCTGGAAGATGGCTCGGTCGTTGAACGATTGGATAAGGGGGCGATCCGATGA